A genome region from Canis lupus dingo isolate Sandy chromosome 7, ASM325472v2, whole genome shotgun sequence includes the following:
- the NEK2 gene encoding serine/threonine-protein kinase Nek2, with the protein MPTRAEDYEVLHTIGTGSYGRCQKIRRKSDGKVLVWKELDYGSMTEAEKQMLVSEVNLLRELKHPNIVRYYDRIIDRTNTTLYIVMEYCEGGDLASLITKGTKERQYLEEEFVLRVMTQLTLALKECHRRSDGGHTVLHRDLKPANVFLDGKQNVKLGDFGLARILNHDTSFAKTFVGTPYYMSPEQMNRMSYNEKSDIWSLGCLLYELCALMPPFTAFNQKELAGKIREGKFRRIPYRYSDELNDIITRMLNLKDYHRPSVEEILDNPLIANLVAEEQRRNPERRGRRLEPEKLQDSSPVLGELKLKELQLQERERALKAREERLEQKERELCVRERLAEDKLARAENLLKNYSLLKEQKFLCLASDPELFDLPSSIIKKKVHFSGESKENVMRSKNSESLLTSKSKCKDLKKRLHAAQLRAQALSDIEKNYQLKSRQILGMR; encoded by the exons ATGCCGACGCGGGCGGAGGACTACGAGGTGCTGCACACCATTGGCACGGGCTCCTACGGCCGCTGCCAGAAGATCCGGAGGAAGAGCGACGGCAAG GTATTAGTTTGGAAAGAACTTGACTATGGCTCCATGACAGAAGCCGAGAAACAGATGCTTGTTTCTGAAGTGAATTTGCTCCGTGAACTGAAGCATCCAAACATTGTCCGTTACTATGATCGAATTATTGACCGAACCAACACAACACTGTACATTGTAATGGAATATTGTGAAGGAGGGGACCTGGCTAGTCTAATTACAAAGGGAACAAAGGAAAG ACAATATTTAGAGGAAGAGTTTGTTCTTCGAGTGATGACTCAGCTGACTCTGGCCCTAAAGGAATGTCACAGACGAAGCGATGGTGGTCATACTGTGCTGCATCGTGATCTGAAACCAGCCAACGTTTTCCTGGATGGCAAGCAAAACGTTAAGCTTGGGGACTTTGGGCTAGCGAGGATATTAAACCATGATACAAGTTTTGCAAAAACATTTGTTGGCACACCCTATTACATGTCTCCT GAACAAATGAATCGGATGTCCTACAATGAAAAATCGGATATCTGGTCACTAGGTTGTTTGCTGTATGAATTGTGTGCATTAAT GCCTCCATTTACAGCTTTCAACCAGAAAGAACTAGCAGGGAAGATTAGAGAAGGCAAATTCAGGCGAATTCCATACCGTTACTCTGATGAATTGAATGATATTATTACAAGGATGTTAAATTTAAAG GATTACCACCGACCTTCTGTGGAAGAAATTCTTGACAATCCCTTGATAGCAAACTTGGTTGcagaagagcaaagaagaaatcCCGAGAGGAGAGGGCGGCGATTAGAACCAGAGAAGTTGCAGGATTCCAGCCCTGTCTTGGGAGAGCTGAAACTAAAGGAACTGCAGCTACAGGAGAGAGAGCGAGCCCTCAAAGCTCGTGAAGAAAGGCTGGAGC agaaggaacGAGAGCTTTGTGTTCGTGAGAGACTGGCAGAGGACAAGCTGGCTAGGGCAGAAAATCTGTTGAAGAATTACAGCCTGCTGAAGGAGCAGAAGTTCCTGTGTCTGGCAAGTGATCCAG aacTTTTTGACCTTCCATCCTCGATAATTAAGAAGAAAGTTCATTTCAGTGGGGAAAGCAAAGAGAACGTCATGAGGAGTAAGAATTCTGAGAGTCTGCTCACCTCCAAATCCAAGTGCAAAGACCTGAAGAAAAGGCTTCACGCTGCTCAGCTCCGCGCTCAAGCCTTGTCAGATATCGAAAAAAATTACCAGCTGAAAAGCAGACAGATTCTGGGCATGCGCTAG